A DNA window from Paenibacillus sp. HWE-109 contains the following coding sequences:
- a CDS encoding extracellular solute-binding protein: MMKSKRFMGSIVASVVVSTLLVGCSTSNNGNPPSDSPKKSEAPGATSTAATVPGKEVTLNILFPGDPPKDLDAVNAAIAKKLQADGLNMKLNYTFVPWESYTNKQSLVVAAGENYDLTWTHISNLSQGASKNVLMPLDDLLASSGPGLLKDISDFVWKAVKVDGKTYAIPRVVPVAQSNDTFQIRGDLRKKYNLPEIKSSSDFEKYLEAVKTNDPTITPLAGGAGGLVREIAPSYFANGDFTGSFFYIDVNETPLKVKNLFASKAYEQYVNKTREWYKKGYLPSDPNMFKDINGDFTKGRMAAMPSNILRPTEVIDALKTNLPNAELEFVQFASDKPKYIYTSADNLLSVLATSKHPKEAVAFVNWLHSSQENYDLFSLGVKDVNYKANGNSASYEGISPDKQYFPISWAWTDLRYNKFSKFITPAQLDVIKTWDNGAVQTPLIGFSINTEPVKAELAKVSAIASEYSTQGPLMNGIVDFSSVKDKFLSRLNDAGIDKVLAEYQKQLDAFLAQQKK; the protein is encoded by the coding sequence ATGATGAAAAGTAAGCGCTTTATGGGGAGTATAGTTGCATCTGTTGTAGTATCAACGCTATTAGTAGGTTGCAGCACGTCAAACAATGGAAATCCGCCTTCTGATTCTCCTAAAAAGTCGGAAGCGCCGGGCGCAACGAGCACGGCTGCAACAGTACCTGGGAAAGAAGTTACACTAAATATTTTATTCCCGGGAGATCCGCCGAAGGATCTGGATGCCGTTAATGCAGCTATTGCAAAGAAGCTTCAAGCAGACGGCTTAAATATGAAGCTAAACTATACTTTTGTGCCGTGGGAATCATACACGAATAAACAAAGTCTAGTTGTTGCAGCAGGGGAAAATTATGACTTAACTTGGACGCACATTTCTAATTTATCACAAGGTGCAAGCAAGAATGTGCTAATGCCTCTGGATGACCTTCTTGCAAGCAGCGGTCCCGGGTTGCTTAAAGATATTTCGGACTTTGTATGGAAAGCCGTTAAGGTGGACGGGAAAACCTATGCAATTCCTCGAGTCGTTCCGGTTGCACAAAGCAATGATACCTTCCAAATTCGCGGTGACTTACGTAAAAAGTACAACTTGCCGGAAATTAAAAGTTCATCTGATTTCGAGAAGTATCTGGAAGCTGTTAAAACCAATGATCCGACAATCACTCCACTAGCTGGGGGAGCGGGAGGACTTGTCAGAGAAATAGCACCAAGTTATTTTGCAAATGGAGATTTTACTGGAAGCTTCTTCTATATTGACGTGAATGAAACACCGCTTAAAGTCAAAAATCTATTTGCTTCAAAAGCTTATGAGCAGTATGTAAATAAAACAAGAGAATGGTATAAAAAAGGGTATCTGCCGAGTGACCCTAACATGTTCAAAGACATAAACGGAGATTTTACCAAAGGTAGAATGGCAGCGATGCCTTCTAATATCTTGCGCCCAACGGAAGTTATTGATGCACTAAAAACTAATCTTCCTAATGCAGAGCTTGAATTTGTGCAGTTTGCTTCGGATAAACCCAAATATATCTACACTAGTGCAGATAATCTGCTGTCGGTATTAGCAACAAGCAAACATCCGAAAGAAGCAGTAGCGTTCGTCAATTGGTTACACAGCAGTCAGGAAAACTATGATTTATTCTCCTTGGGTGTTAAGGATGTAAACTACAAGGCCAACGGAAATAGTGCGTCTTATGAGGGGATCTCACCCGATAAACAATATTTCCCGATTAGCTGGGCGTGGACTGATTTAAGGTATAACAAATTCAGTAAATTCATCACCCCGGCTCAACTTGATGTCATTAAAACTTGGGATAATGGGGCAGTACAAACACCACTTATTGGTTTCTCTATTAACACTGAGCCAGTAAAAGCAGAATTGGCTAAGGTTTCAGCAATTGCATCAGAGTACTCAACACAAGGTCCACTTATGAATGGGATCGTTGATTTTTCATCAGTAAAAGATAAATTCCTAAGCAGATTGAATGATGCCGGAATCGATAAGGTTCTTGCCGAATATCAGAAACAATTAGACGCCTTCTTGGCGCAACAGAAGAAGTAA
- a CDS encoding alpha-mannosidase yields MSTKRTAHIISHTHWDREWYLPYEKHHVRLVKLVDTLLDKLDQDQHYRSFFLDGQTIILEDYLEVRPDQKDRLSKYIQDGRILIGPWYILQDAFLTSGEANVRNIQIGHQDAKKFGAVAKIGYFPDTFGLVGQTPQLMQQSGITNVLFGRGVKPTGFNNTVSDGDYESSFSELLWEGPDGSQVLGILFANWYNNGWEIPVDSEEANAYWKQKLADAEKYASMGELLFMNGCDHQPIQLDLPEAIQVARELYPDTTFIHSNFIDYLQAVQSSLKHELSIVKGELRSQRTDGWNTLVNTASARVYLKQMNQLGQAMLEKVAEPLAALAHILKAQEKYPHHLFTYAWKTLMQNHPHDSICGCSVDEVHREMVTRFDKSRYVAEAIVDESKRVIAEVIDTSCFARMGDNALPVIVMNTSGWERTGVLSIELDALRLYFHDGYTHEEASDIVKAADLSGRVLVDENGNVIPCVSQDLGLQFGYDLPDDKFRQPYMCRKVKLTFEAENVPALGLKAYAWVRSEAEIPASSILVGDRVLENDWLKIEIADNGSFNLTDKVNGRIYRDLGVYENTGDIGNEYIYKQPAGETPRTTYDVAAQIRVLEDHPFQASIEIVHDWEIPASADEVLEEEQRALVHFKHRKAQRSEHMVPMQIRTVVILSRGGKGVEISATFNNQAKDHRLRMLFPTDLNTQVHRVDSMFEIAQRDIVPSANWENPSNTQHQQAFLDINEAGAGLVVANLGLNEYEILRDGRNTIAVTLLRSVGELGDWGLFPTPEAQCQGEHTIRIAIIPHHGDAVESGAYANAYQFQIPWTSCQTDIHEGSIAPTFTPFQWEGNKMAFSSMKINEGTNDLLLRWYNMDFQRTELKLSSNLSYNYFYKSSIMEDFGHRIESDKVGQMSLPIGSCEIVTIGINR; encoded by the coding sequence ATGAGCACAAAGAGAACAGCACATATTATATCCCATACACACTGGGATCGGGAATGGTATTTACCTTATGAAAAGCATCATGTTCGTCTCGTAAAGCTAGTAGATACACTGCTGGACAAATTGGATCAAGATCAGCATTATCGCAGCTTCTTTTTGGACGGACAAACGATCATTCTGGAGGACTACCTTGAGGTCCGACCGGATCAAAAAGATAGATTGTCCAAATATATTCAAGACGGCCGTATTTTAATCGGTCCTTGGTACATTCTGCAGGATGCATTTTTGACTAGCGGCGAGGCCAATGTGAGAAATATACAGATTGGACACCAGGATGCCAAAAAATTTGGTGCTGTGGCGAAGATTGGCTATTTTCCAGATACGTTTGGTCTAGTGGGTCAAACGCCCCAATTGATGCAGCAGTCAGGGATTACGAATGTGTTGTTTGGCCGGGGTGTTAAGCCGACAGGCTTTAACAATACCGTTTCTGACGGTGATTACGAATCTTCGTTCTCCGAGCTGCTCTGGGAGGGACCCGATGGTTCACAGGTGCTCGGGATTCTTTTTGCCAACTGGTATAATAATGGATGGGAAATTCCTGTTGATAGCGAGGAAGCGAATGCTTATTGGAAGCAGAAGCTGGCGGATGCGGAGAAATACGCATCGATGGGCGAACTGTTATTTATGAATGGCTGCGACCATCAGCCGATTCAGCTGGATTTGCCTGAAGCGATTCAAGTCGCACGCGAGCTTTACCCGGATACAACCTTTATTCATTCCAATTTTATTGATTATTTGCAAGCTGTTCAGAGCTCCTTGAAACATGAGTTGTCTATTGTAAAAGGAGAGCTTCGCAGTCAACGTACAGACGGGTGGAATACACTGGTAAACACCGCTTCTGCTCGCGTTTACTTGAAGCAGATGAATCAACTAGGGCAAGCGATGCTGGAAAAAGTAGCTGAACCTCTGGCTGCTTTAGCACATATCCTTAAAGCCCAAGAGAAATACCCGCATCATCTGTTCACGTATGCTTGGAAAACACTGATGCAAAACCATCCGCACGACAGTATATGCGGCTGTTCTGTAGATGAAGTGCACCGGGAAATGGTGACGCGCTTCGATAAAAGCCGATATGTGGCGGAAGCGATCGTCGATGAGAGCAAACGAGTCATTGCTGAAGTTATCGATACGTCATGCTTTGCCAGGATGGGAGACAACGCGCTGCCCGTCATTGTTATGAATACATCAGGTTGGGAGCGAACCGGTGTCTTGAGTATCGAGCTAGATGCCTTGCGTTTGTATTTCCATGATGGATATACACATGAGGAAGCTAGTGATATTGTGAAGGCTGCGGATCTTTCAGGTAGGGTGCTCGTTGATGAAAATGGGAATGTCATTCCATGCGTGTCCCAAGATCTCGGACTACAATTCGGTTACGATCTGCCGGATGATAAATTCCGTCAGCCGTATATGTGCCGCAAGGTAAAGCTTACCTTTGAAGCGGAGAATGTTCCTGCATTGGGGCTGAAGGCGTATGCTTGGGTTAGAAGTGAGGCTGAGATTCCTGCTTCTTCGATCCTAGTGGGAGACCGCGTGCTTGAGAATGATTGGCTTAAGATTGAAATCGCTGATAACGGTTCATTCAACTTGACAGATAAGGTGAACGGTCGTATCTACAGGGATCTAGGCGTATATGAGAATACAGGGGATATCGGCAACGAATATATATATAAACAGCCTGCTGGCGAAACGCCGCGAACAACCTATGACGTGGCTGCACAAATTCGTGTGTTAGAGGATCATCCATTCCAGGCTTCCATTGAAATTGTGCACGACTGGGAAATTCCTGCGTCTGCTGATGAAGTACTTGAAGAAGAGCAGCGAGCTTTGGTTCATTTTAAACACCGGAAAGCACAGCGCTCGGAGCACATGGTGCCGATGCAGATTCGTACAGTTGTAATTCTGAGCCGTGGCGGTAAAGGAGTAGAAATCTCCGCTACGTTTAACAACCAAGCCAAAGACCATCGTTTGCGGATGTTGTTCCCAACCGATCTGAATACGCAAGTTCACCGCGTCGATTCCATGTTTGAAATCGCTCAGCGGGACATTGTGCCGTCAGCCAATTGGGAAAATCCAAGCAATACACAGCACCAGCAGGCATTTCTTGACATCAACGAGGCAGGAGCAGGTCTTGTTGTAGCTAACTTAGGTTTGAATGAATACGAAATTCTGCGGGATGGTCGCAATACAATTGCAGTTACGCTGCTTCGGTCGGTTGGCGAACTTGGGGACTGGGGCTTATTCCCGACACCTGAAGCGCAGTGTCAGGGCGAACATACCATCCGTATAGCCATCATTCCACATCACGGAGACGCAGTAGAGTCGGGCGCGTATGCAAATGCCTACCAGTTCCAAATTCCATGGACTTCATGCCAAACAGACATTCACGAAGGAAGCATTGCACCAACCTTCACGCCATTCCAGTGGGAAGGCAATAAGATGGCTTTCTCCTCGATGAAAATAAATGAGGGAACAAACGATTTGCTGCTTCGTTGGTACAACATGGACTTCCAAAGGACTGAATTAAAACTTAGTTCTAACCTTTCCTATAACTATTTTTACAAGAGTTCAATTATGGAAGATTTTGGGCATCGTATTGAATCTGACAAAGTTGGTCAAATGTCTCTACCCATTGGTTCTTGTGAAATTGTGACGATTGGAATTAATCGGTAA